DNA sequence from the Myxosarcina sp. GI1 genome:
CTGCTAAATGATGAATCTGTAGTAGTAGCCGACTACACTGCAAGCTGGTGCGGTCCCTGTCGCGTCACTGCACCTTTAATAGATCGCCTGGCAGAGGAGTATCAAGATCGTGCTACCGTAGTTAAAATCGATATTGATAAACATAAAGACACTGCCAAAAAATATGGCATTCGTAGTATCCCCGCCGTTTTAATGTTTAAAGATGGCGAACAGGTAGAAAATTTGGTCGGTAAACTGCCTTACGAAGATTACAGCGAGGCTATAGAAAAACATCTGTAACCATGAAGACTGAAAAGCCTACTTCTTACTTAACTTGAGTAGTTAGTAGTTAGT
Encoded proteins:
- the trxA gene encoding thioredoxin; the encoded protein is MTSSNQAQYVEADEFDRLLNDESVVVADYTASWCGPCRVTAPLIDRLAEEYQDRATVVKIDIDKHKDTAKKYGIRSIPAVLMFKDGEQVENLVGKLPYEDYSEAIEKHL